The proteins below come from a single Dermatophilaceae bacterium Soc4.6 genomic window:
- the truB gene encoding tRNA pseudouridine(55) synthase TruB has translation MVADGLLVVDKPAGWTSHDVVAKARWVCGTRKVGHAGTLDPLATGVLVLGIGRATKLLTYLVGCDKAYTATIRLGQATVTDDAEGEVTATASAAGVTEASVRAGIAALTGAIQQVPSSVSAIKVDGKRSYARVRGGEAVALASRPVRVSRFGVLALRADDALDVLDVDVDVEVSSGTYVRALARDLGAALGVGGHLTALRRTRVGRFGLDVAQPLDRLVALAEQAVAVGEPRGGGLPVVPMGVAARAQFVVHAVSADEARTIGYGQRITSALVGEPVVAAIGPDGDLVAMLDETRAQARSLVVFPVATA, from the coding sequence ATGGTCGCTGACGGACTGCTCGTCGTCGACAAGCCGGCGGGCTGGACCAGCCACGACGTCGTGGCCAAGGCCCGCTGGGTCTGCGGCACCCGCAAGGTCGGACACGCCGGCACGCTCGATCCCTTGGCGACCGGGGTGCTCGTGCTCGGCATCGGCCGCGCCACCAAGCTGCTGACCTATCTGGTCGGCTGCGACAAGGCCTACACCGCGACCATCCGGCTCGGGCAGGCGACAGTGACCGATGACGCCGAGGGCGAGGTCACCGCGACCGCGTCGGCTGCGGGCGTGACCGAGGCCTCGGTGCGGGCCGGGATCGCCGCCCTCACCGGGGCGATCCAGCAGGTGCCCTCGTCGGTCAGTGCGATCAAGGTCGACGGCAAGCGCTCGTATGCTCGGGTGCGCGGTGGCGAGGCGGTCGCCCTCGCGTCGCGGCCGGTCAGGGTGTCGCGCTTCGGGGTGCTGGCCCTGCGCGCCGACGACGCGCTCGACGTGCTGGACGTCGACGTCGACGTGGAGGTGTCGTCGGGCACGTACGTCCGGGCGCTGGCCCGCGACCTCGGTGCTGCGCTCGGGGTGGGTGGGCACCTGACCGCCCTGCGCCGCACGCGCGTCGGGCGCTTCGGTCTCGACGTCGCGCAGCCGCTCGACCGGCTCGTCGCCTTGGCCGAGCAGGCCGTGGCGGTGGGGGAGCCGCGCGGCGGTGGCCTCCCGGTGGTGCCGATGGGTGTGGCTGCGCGGGCGCAGTTCGTCGTGCACGCGGTGAGTGCCGACGAGGCGCGGACCATCGGCTACGGGCAGCGGATCACGTCGGCGCTCGTGGGTGAGCCGGTCGTCGCGGCGATCGGCCCGGACGGTGACCTCGTGGCGATGCTGGACGAGACGCGGGCGCAGGCGCGGTCGTTGGTGGTCTTCCCGGTCGCGACCGCGTGA
- the rbfA gene encoding 30S ribosome-binding factor RbfA, producing the protein MADPARARKVADRIKVVVAEYLEYRIKDERLGFITITDVRVTGDLQNATVFYTAFGTALEQQDTARALETARGRIRSAVGQQLGIRLTPTLAFMQDALPEGAAHLEDVLAATIAADLELAKAREGKVHAGEADPYKKPVVDGDDEAETEAVSGGEPAGDDGR; encoded by the coding sequence ATGGCCGACCCGGCACGCGCCCGCAAGGTCGCCGACCGCATCAAGGTCGTCGTCGCGGAGTACCTCGAATACCGCATCAAGGACGAGCGGCTCGGGTTCATCACGATCACCGACGTCCGGGTCACCGGTGACCTGCAGAACGCCACCGTCTTCTACACCGCCTTCGGCACCGCCCTCGAGCAGCAGGACACCGCGCGGGCCCTCGAGACCGCCCGTGGGCGGATCCGCTCGGCGGTCGGGCAGCAGCTCGGCATCCGGCTGACGCCGACCCTGGCCTTCATGCAGGACGCGCTGCCCGAGGGTGCGGCGCACCTCGAGGACGTGCTCGCGGCCACCATCGCGGCCGACCTCGAGCTGGCCAAGGCCCGCGAGGGCAAGGTGCACGCGGGGGAGGCCGACCCGTACAAGAAGCCGGTGGTCGACGGTGACGACGAGGCCGAGACCGAGGCCGTGAGCGGCGGCGAGCCCGCCGGGGACGATGGTCGCTGA